A stretch of Brassica oleracea var. oleracea cultivar TO1000 unplaced genomic scaffold, BOL UnpScaffold01476, whole genome shotgun sequence DNA encodes these proteins:
- the LOC106321357 gene encoding probable F-box protein At4g22060: protein MSNMVNWSELHDDVLQLILEGLDIITYVRARTVCKNWYAVCKRITSVQERSPWVIIFPDGRSKCGSCLVSDCCTSRLTGKCKFYRLQNLGNDFGTHRCIATCGGWLLMLDLRSSLYVLNVFTRERIKLPPFESHKGRLCVERRRRDTNFVINKSSVTTRNAVNKTNAVLWVDERTKRYLVVWSIGLWYMMYARSGFDFWREIPTREGPENLHGCQDIAYKDNKLYVLSRQNQIRILDFSQELPLALPTNVEHQPFTNDRPWRVKIGVTVSEHVLMVKNRLNKILKIFKRDSEGTSWDTVESLEGEAWIMDLGVTVPGVNGTKPNYIYYSKDKYVYWGDVSIQELGMAQDVNLNRNFSYAMWFIPSLREL, encoded by the coding sequence ATGTCGAACATGGTAAACTGGTCGGAGCTTCACGATGACGTTCTACAATTGATTCTGGAGGGTTTGGACATCATTACTTATGTTAGAGCTCGAACCGTTTGCAAGAATTGGTACGCAGTTTGCAAACGAATCACTTCAGTACAGGAAAGGTCTCCGTGGGTGATAATCTTCCCTGACGGAAGATCAAAGTGCGGTTCATGTCTAGTGTCGGACTGTTGCACTTCTCGACTCACCGGTAAATGTAAGTTTTACAGATTGCAGAATCTCGGCAATGACTTTGGTACTCACCGGTGTATCGCAACTTGCGGAGGCTGGCTCTTAATGTTAGACCTACGTTCAAGTTTATACGTTTTGAATGTTTTCACACGCGAGAGAATCAAACTTCCGCCGTTTGAGTCACACAAAGGAAGGCTATGTGTTGAGAGACGCCGCCGTGACACCAACTTCGTAATAAATAAATCGTCAGTAACCACAAGAAACgctgtaaacaaaacaaacgcGGTTTTATGGGTCGACGAGAGAACCAAACGTTACTTAGTCGTCTGGTCGATAGGTCTCTGGTATATGATGTACGCTAGGAGTGGGTTCGATTTCTGGAGAGAGATACCTACACGTGAAGGTCCTGAGAATCTACATGGATGTCAAGATATTGCCTACAAAGACAACAAGCTTTACGTTCTAAGCCGTCAAAACCAAATCAGAATCTTGGACTTCTCTCAAGAACTCCCTTTAGCGTTACCGACTAACGTTGAGCATCAACCATTTACGAATGACAGACCATGGCGAGTTAAGATTGGAGTTACAGTCTCCGAACATGTTTTGATGGTTAAGAATcggttaaataaaattttgaagatttttaagAGGGATTCAGAAGGGACAAGTTGGGATACTGTGGAGTCATTAGAGGGAGAAGCTTGGATCATGGATCTAGGTGTGACTGTACCAGGAGTTAATGGGACTAAACCAAACTATATTTATTACAGCAAAGATAAGTATGTTTATTGGGGCGATGTTTCGATTCAAGAATTGGGGATGGCCCAAGATGTTAACTTGAATCGTAACTTCAGTTACGCTATGTGGTTTATTCCTAGTCTTCGTGAGTTATAA